In one Lycium barbarum isolate Lr01 chromosome 7, ASM1917538v2, whole genome shotgun sequence genomic region, the following are encoded:
- the LOC132602320 gene encoding uncharacterized protein LOC132602320: MTLRSAPLPFSELCTILFEGSTTTGIHGWSPSCTTPRPGASSVATNIDIDSLDDIEDLLGDKNYGASKDSPSQSSILIENKNLGNKRKNTTSRLAIDEKMSDALELLINKNNTPDEEECIKKIDRLGWGESLYSAALSIFCEGDSYKKTWMILSEVDKLENYVRTMGENGGIHCFC; the protein is encoded by the coding sequence ATGACATTGAGGAGTGCACCTCTACCCTTTTCAGAACTTTGTACAATATTATTTGAGGGTTCTACTACAACAGGCATTCATGGTTGGAGTCCAAGTTGTACAACTCCGCGGCCTGGTGCCTCTTCCGTAGCTactaatatagatatagattcaCTTGATGACATTGAGGATCTACTTGGTGATAAAAATTATGGAGCTTCTAAAGATTCTCCATCTCAATCTTCAATTCTGATTGAAAACAAGAATTTGGGAAATAAACGAAAAAACACAACGTCCCGATTGGCAATTGATGAGAAGATGAGTGATGCATTGGAGTTATTGATTAACAAAAATAACACGCCTGATGAAGAAGAATGTATCAAAAAAATAGACAGACTTGGATGGGGAGAGTCATTGTACTCTGCAGCCCTTAGTATATTTTGTGAAGGTGATAGCTACAAGAAAACATGGATGATACTATCAGAGGTTGACAAATTAGAGAACTATGTCAGAACCATGGGGGAAAATGGGGGAATTCATTGCTTTTGCTGA
- the LOC132602321 gene encoding uncharacterized protein LOC132602321, which translates to MMKFAKEMIARTTFDSNMNIPGAHNKLRRNFKGAVGALNGTLVHAVVPANQQIVYGGRGKGKCYHNVMEICDFNMVFTYVYAGWEGVAHDAYVLTEIVSNPENGF; encoded by the exons ATGATGAAGTTTGCAAAAGAGATGATAGCGCGGACAACATTTGATTCAAATATGAATATTCCTGGTGCTCATAACAAATTACGAAGAAATTTTAAG GGAGCAGTAGGTGCACTAAACGGGACATTAGTACATGCCGTTGTTCCTGCTAATCAACAAATTGTTTACGGAGGAAGAGGAAAAGGTAAATGCTATCATAACGTTATGGAAATATGTGACTTCAATATGGTCTTCACCTATGTTTATGCTGGATGGGAAGGGGTAGCACATGATGCATATGTTCTAACGGAGATTGTGTCTAATCCAGAGAATGGCTTTTGA